A window of the Rhodoferax sp. GW822-FHT02A01 genome harbors these coding sequences:
- the uvrA gene encoding excinuclease ABC subunit UvrA, with product MVHALQHQSIHIRGARTHNLKNIDLDIPRNQLVVITGLSGSGKSSLAFDTLYAEGQRRYVESLSTYARQFLQVMDKPDVDMIEGLSPAISIEQKATSHNPRSTVGTVTEIHDYLRLLFARAGTPYCPDHQLPLQSQTVSQMVDTVLALPEDTRLMILAPIAREKKGEFLELFEDMQAQGYVRFRVNGETFEFDNLPKLKKTEKHDIDVVIDRIKVRPEVAQAEPGSAPAPGLRQRLAESFEAALRLAQGRAIALEMDAPADGKPVEHLFNAKFACPVCNYSISELEPRLFSFNSPVGACPSCDGLGHQEFFDPERVVAFPTLSLASGAIKGWDRRNGYYFSMLESLAKHYRFDIDSAFDTLPEAVRNAILYGSGEEEIKFSYIMDSGASQGKKVTKKHPFEGIIPNMQRRYRETDSAMVREDLARLRSVQLCPDCGGSRLRIEARNVKIGEGEQARAIYEISSSTLRESYAYFNALTMHGARGEIASKVIREIGLRLKFLNDVGLNYLSLDRSAETLSGGESQRIRLASQIGSGLTGVMYVLDEPSIGLHQRDNDRLIDTLKHLRDIGNSVLVVEHDEDMMRAADHVIDMGPGAGIHGGRVIAQGTFDDVKASPESLTGQYLAGTRKIEVPTRRTPWLPTVQPAVAEKKPVAKGAPSKAALAWAERHAAHLATQGDLQALRIIGASGHNLKKVDVEFPVGLLTCVTGVSGSGKSTLVNDTLYTAVARQLYRAHDEPAAHEAIEGIEHFDKVINVDQSPIGRTPRSNPATYTGLFTPIRELMAEVPTARERGYGAGRFSFNVAGGRCEACQGDGMVKVEMHFLPDVYVPCDVCAGQRYNRETLEVLYKGKNIAQILELTVEAAYDFFQAVPTIARKLQTLLDVGLSYIKLGQAATTLSGGEAQRVKLALELSKRDTGRTLYILDEPTTGLHFADIALLLKVLHQLRDAGNTIVVIEHNLDVIKTADWLIDMGPEGGSGGGTVVGVGTPEDIAANPVSFTGRYLAKLLA from the coding sequence CTGGTTCACGCCTTGCAGCACCAAAGCATCCACATCCGGGGTGCGCGCACGCACAACCTCAAGAACATCGACCTGGATATCCCGCGCAACCAGTTGGTGGTGATCACGGGCCTGTCCGGTTCCGGCAAGTCCAGCCTGGCATTCGACACCCTGTATGCCGAAGGCCAGCGCCGCTATGTGGAGAGCCTGTCCACCTACGCCAGGCAGTTCCTGCAGGTGATGGACAAGCCCGATGTGGACATGATCGAGGGCCTGTCGCCCGCCATCTCCATCGAGCAAAAGGCCACCAGCCACAACCCGCGCTCCACGGTGGGCACCGTCACCGAAATCCACGACTACCTGCGCCTGCTGTTTGCCCGCGCCGGCACGCCCTACTGCCCGGACCACCAGTTGCCCCTGCAAAGCCAGACGGTCAGCCAGATGGTGGACACCGTGCTGGCCCTGCCCGAAGACACCCGCCTGATGATTCTGGCGCCCATCGCGCGGGAGAAGAAGGGCGAGTTCCTGGAATTGTTTGAGGACATGCAGGCGCAAGGCTATGTGCGCTTTCGCGTCAATGGCGAGACCTTTGAGTTCGACAACCTGCCCAAGCTCAAGAAGACCGAAAAGCACGACATCGACGTGGTGATTGACCGCATCAAGGTCCGCCCCGAAGTGGCCCAGGCAGAGCCGGGCAGCGCCCCTGCGCCTGGGTTGCGCCAGCGTCTGGCCGAAAGCTTTGAAGCCGCACTGCGACTGGCCCAGGGCCGCGCCATCGCGCTGGAGATGGACGCTCCTGCCGATGGCAAACCGGTGGAGCACCTGTTCAACGCCAAGTTCGCCTGCCCGGTGTGCAACTATTCCATCAGCGAGTTGGAGCCGCGGCTTTTTTCGTTCAACTCGCCAGTGGGTGCCTGCCCCAGCTGCGATGGACTGGGCCATCAGGAATTCTTCGACCCCGAACGCGTGGTGGCGTTCCCCACCTTGAGTCTGGCCAGCGGTGCCATCAAGGGCTGGGACCGGCGCAACGGCTACTACTTCTCCATGCTGGAGAGCCTGGCCAAGCACTACCGCTTTGACATCGACAGCGCATTTGACACGTTGCCAGAGGCGGTACGCAATGCCATTCTGTATGGCTCGGGCGAAGAGGAAATCAAGTTCAGCTACATCATGGACTCGGGCGCTTCGCAGGGTAAAAAAGTCACCAAGAAGCACCCCTTCGAGGGCATCATCCCCAACATGCAGCGGCGCTACCGCGAGACCGACTCGGCCATGGTCCGTGAAGACCTGGCGCGCCTGCGCAGCGTCCAGCTCTGCCCCGACTGCGGCGGCAGCCGCCTGCGCATCGAAGCGCGCAACGTCAAGATTGGCGAAGGCGAGCAAGCCCGCGCCATCTACGAGATCAGCAGCTCCACCCTGCGCGAGAGCTACGCCTATTTCAATGCCCTGACCATGCACGGCGCCCGCGGCGAAATCGCCTCCAAGGTCATACGCGAGATCGGGCTGCGGCTGAAGTTCCTCAACGATGTTGGCCTGAATTACCTCAGCCTAGACCGCAGTGCCGAGACGCTCAGCGGCGGCGAATCGCAGCGCATCCGCCTGGCGTCGCAGATCGGCTCCGGTCTGACCGGCGTGATGTATGTGCTGGACGAGCCCAGCATCGGCCTGCACCAGCGTGACAACGATCGCCTGATCGACACCCTTAAGCATTTGCGCGACATCGGCAACAGCGTGCTGGTGGTGGAGCACGACGAAGACATGATGCGCGCCGCCGACCATGTGATCGACATGGGCCCGGGTGCCGGCATCCACGGCGGACGCGTGATTGCGCAGGGCACCTTTGACGATGTGAAGGCCAGCCCCGAGTCCCTCACAGGCCAATACCTGGCCGGCACACGCAAGATCGAAGTGCCCACACGCCGCACACCCTGGCTGCCTACAGTGCAGCCCGCTGTGGCAGAGAAAAAGCCAGTGGCCAAAGGCGCTCCCAGCAAGGCCGCGCTGGCCTGGGCCGAACGCCATGCCGCCCACCTTGCAACCCAGGGCGACCTGCAGGCCCTGCGCATCATTGGCGCCAGCGGCCACAACCTCAAAAAGGTGGACGTCGAATTCCCGGTAGGTCTGCTCACCTGCGTGACCGGTGTATCCGGCTCTGGCAAATCCACCCTGGTGAACGACACGCTCTACACCGCCGTGGCGCGTCAGTTGTATCGTGCGCACGACGAGCCCGCAGCGCACGAGGCCATTGAAGGGATCGAGCATTTCGACAAGGTCATCAACGTGGACCAGTCGCCGATCGGCCGCACGCCCCGCTCCAACCCGGCCACCTACACCGGCCTGTTCACCCCCATCCGCGAACTCATGGCCGAGGTACCCACTGCACGCGAACGCGGCTATGGCGCGGGACGCTTCAGCTTCAACGTTGCCGGTGGCCGCTGCGAGGCCTGCCAGGGTGACGGCATGGTGAAGGTGGAGATGCACTTTCTGCCCGATGTGTACGTACCCTGCGATGTATGCGCTGGCCAGCGCTACAACCGCGAAACGCTGGAAGTGCTCTACAAGGGCAAGAACATCGCGCAGATCCTGGAGCTCACGGTGGAAGCCGCGTACGACTTCTTCCAAGCCGTGCCCACCATTGCCCGCAAGCTGCAGACGCTGCTGGATGTGGGCCTGTCCTACATCAAGCTGGGACAGGCGGCGACCACGCTTTCGGGCGGCGAAGCCCAGCGCGTCAAGCTGGCGCTGGAACTCAGCAAACGCGACACCGGCCGCACGCTCTACATCCTGGACGAGCCCACAACCGGGTTGCACTTTGCCGACATTGCCCTGCTGCTCAAGGTACTGCACCAGCTGCGCGACGCGGGCAACACCATCGTGGTGATCGAGCACAACCTGGACGTGATCAAGACGGCCGACTGGCTGATCGACATGGGCCCGGAAGGCGGCTCGGGTGGAGGCACGGTCGTGGGTGTAGGCACGCCGGAAGACATTGCGGCCAACCCGGTCAGCTTTACCGGGCGGTATCTGGCGAAGTTGCTGGCTTAA
- the mnmA gene encoding tRNA 2-thiouridine(34) synthase MnmA, producing the protein MAKQRIVVGLSGGVDSAVTAYLLKQQGHEVIGIFMKNWEDDDDSEYCSSNIDFVDAAAVADVIGIEIEHVNFAAEYKDRVFAEFLREYQAGRTPNPDILCNAEIKFKAFLDHAMRLGAEKIATGHYARVRQNPTTGLYELLKGLDPSKDQSYFLHRLNQAQLAKTLFPVGELHKTEVRRIAAEIQLPNARKKDSTGICFIGERPFRDFLNRYISKEPGPIKDPKGCTIGEHVGLSFYTLGQRQGLGIGGLKAKGAQRGGGEHQPWFVARKDVENNTLWVVQGHDHPWLQSTHLQAQDASWIAGNAPAEGSLAAKTRYRQNDAACQLQNLDIQSFALEFTEPQWAVTPGQSAVLYDGEVCLGGGVIS; encoded by the coding sequence ATGGCAAAACAACGAATCGTGGTCGGTCTGAGTGGGGGCGTGGACTCTGCGGTCACCGCCTATCTGCTCAAGCAACAGGGCCATGAGGTCATCGGCATCTTCATGAAAAACTGGGAGGACGATGACGACAGCGAATACTGTTCCTCCAATATCGACTTTGTCGATGCGGCCGCCGTGGCCGACGTCATTGGCATAGAAATCGAGCACGTCAACTTCGCCGCCGAGTACAAGGACCGCGTATTTGCCGAGTTCCTGCGCGAATACCAGGCTGGACGCACGCCCAACCCGGACATCCTGTGCAATGCCGAGATCAAGTTCAAGGCATTTCTGGACCATGCCATGCGCCTGGGTGCCGAGAAGATTGCCACCGGCCACTACGCGCGGGTGCGCCAGAACCCGACAACCGGCCTGTACGAATTGCTCAAGGGACTGGACCCGTCCAAGGACCAGAGCTATTTCCTGCACCGGCTCAACCAGGCCCAGCTCGCCAAGACGCTCTTCCCCGTGGGCGAGCTGCACAAGACCGAGGTGCGGCGCATTGCTGCAGAAATCCAGTTACCCAATGCGCGCAAGAAGGACTCCACTGGCATCTGCTTCATTGGCGAGCGGCCGTTCCGCGATTTTCTGAATCGCTACATCTCCAAGGAACCGGGCCCCATCAAGGACCCAAAGGGATGCACCATCGGTGAGCATGTCGGCCTGTCGTTCTATACCCTGGGCCAGCGCCAAGGCCTGGGCATAGGCGGCCTCAAGGCCAAGGGTGCGCAGCGCGGCGGTGGCGAGCACCAGCCCTGGTTTGTGGCGCGCAAGGATGTGGAGAACAACACACTGTGGGTCGTGCAGGGTCATGACCACCCCTGGCTGCAATCAACACATCTGCAGGCCCAGGATGCAAGCTGGATTGCTGGCAATGCACCTGCAGAAGGCTCCCTGGCGGCAAAGACCCGATACCGGCAAAACGACGCGGCATGCCAATTGCAAAATCTGGATATACAAAGCTTTGCGCTGGAATTCACAGAGCCACAATGGGCGGTGACTCCTGGTCAATCTGCTGTGCTCTATGACGGTGAAGTGTGTCTCGGTGGGGGGGTGATCAGCTGA
- a CDS encoding NUDIX hydrolase, producing MDNRWKPSVTVAAVIENNGRFLLVEEHTPEGLRLNNPAGHLDPGESPEQACARETLEETAYQFTPQALVGVYLARFQRPGPAPGEAAQDITYLRFAFCGQLGALDTQRTLDTGIVRTLWLAADEIRAQESRLRSPLVLQCMEDYLSGQRFDLGLVHTHPSVRALQPPT from the coding sequence ATGGACAATCGATGGAAACCCAGCGTCACGGTCGCGGCCGTGATTGAAAACAACGGCAGATTCCTGCTGGTGGAAGAACACACACCCGAGGGTCTGCGTCTGAACAACCCGGCCGGGCATCTGGACCCTGGGGAATCGCCTGAACAAGCCTGTGCGCGCGAAACATTGGAAGAAACGGCCTACCAATTCACTCCACAGGCGCTGGTTGGCGTGTATCTGGCGCGCTTTCAACGACCCGGCCCAGCACCCGGCGAAGCCGCGCAAGACATCACCTATCTGCGCTTCGCCTTTTGCGGTCAGCTGGGTGCGCTGGACACACAGCGCACGCTCGACACAGGCATCGTCAGGACACTTTGGCTCGCGGCAGACGAGATTCGCGCACAGGAAAGCCGGCTGCGCAGCCCGCTGGTTTTGCAGTGCATGGAAGACTACCTGTCGGGTCAGCGATTTGACCTGGGTTTGGTGCATACCCATCCGTCGGTACGGGCTTTGCAGCCGCCCACCTAA
- a CDS encoding NAD(P) transhydrogenase subunit alpha — MDLVSPTITNLIIFVLAIYVGYHVVWTVTPALHTPLMAVTNAISAIVVVGAMLAAAQTETPWGKAMGVLAVALAAVNIFGGFLVTRRMLEMFKKKEKKATPAAEGGQK, encoded by the coding sequence ATGGACCTCGTATCCCCCACGATCACCAACCTGATCATCTTTGTACTGGCCATCTACGTGGGCTACCACGTGGTGTGGACCGTCACGCCCGCCCTGCACACGCCGCTCATGGCGGTGACCAATGCCATCTCGGCCATCGTGGTGGTGGGCGCCATGCTCGCGGCCGCCCAGACCGAAACCCCCTGGGGCAAGGCCATGGGCGTGCTGGCCGTGGCACTGGCTGCGGTCAACATCTTCGGTGGCTTTCTGGTGACCCGGCGCATGCTGGAGATGTTCAAGAAGAAAGAGAAGAAGGCAACTCCCGCAGCTGAAGGGGGCCAAAAATGA
- a CDS encoding Crp/Fnr family transcriptional regulator — protein sequence MYGNFKYQQLRNLGISQEKALQMAAFIRVSSFEESQVIWSKGSKVDAWQFIISGLVSASLEAPTGQMMPISIYGEGSWFGEQSIINRKASYADFVCLSTTEVMGISSDIVLELMETQPAFALYLTRLMAWRVQKTSETLMLMKFGNPCLRVVMGLSQFAEALNYHSDRPPTIGFGQGVEIPVKQKTLADLCGVSRTVFSEHVQKLAAKGWLSISYGRLEILSLPNWQRFSNKQRARKFNDLNPSFEELLSELAAE from the coding sequence ATGTACGGAAACTTCAAATACCAGCAGCTCCGCAACCTAGGCATCTCGCAGGAAAAAGCCCTGCAGATGGCCGCCTTCATCAGGGTTTCTTCGTTCGAGGAAAGCCAAGTCATCTGGTCCAAGGGCTCCAAGGTGGACGCCTGGCAATTCATCATCAGCGGCCTCGTTTCCGCCTCCCTGGAAGCGCCCACCGGGCAGATGATGCCTATCAGCATCTACGGTGAAGGCTCCTGGTTCGGCGAACAATCCATCATCAACCGCAAAGCCAGCTACGCCGACTTCGTCTGCCTGTCTACAACCGAGGTCATGGGCATTTCCAGTGACATCGTGCTGGAGTTGATGGAGACGCAACCCGCATTTGCCTTGTACCTGACACGGCTGATGGCCTGGCGCGTCCAAAAGACTTCGGAAACTCTGATGCTGATGAAGTTCGGCAACCCGTGCCTGCGCGTGGTGATGGGCCTGTCCCAGTTCGCCGAGGCGCTGAACTACCACTCTGACCGGCCGCCCACGATTGGCTTCGGCCAGGGCGTGGAAATCCCGGTCAAGCAAAAGACGCTGGCCGACCTGTGCGGAGTCTCCAGAACAGTCTTTTCCGAGCACGTGCAAAAGCTCGCAGCAAAAGGCTGGTTGTCCATTTCCTACGGAAGGCTGGAAATCCTGTCGCTACCGAACTGGCAGCGGTTTTCCAACAAGCAGCGCGCACGCAAATTCAACGACCTCAATCCAAGCTTTGAAGAGCTGCTGTCAGAGCTGGCTGCGGAATAG
- the ssb gene encoding single-stranded DNA-binding protein has protein sequence MASVNKVILVGNCGRDPEIRYLPSGQAVANVSIATTSRRKDRTSGEFVEETQWHRVTFFERLAEIVGEYVKKGTPIYVEGRLSYRKYTDKDGIEKNATDIVASEMQLLGARQGMGGPGAGDGYGDEGGAPAAPARRPAPAAARPAAPAARQAPAPRPASGFDDMDDDIPF, from the coding sequence ATGGCATCCGTTAACAAAGTCATTCTGGTCGGCAATTGTGGCCGCGACCCCGAAATCCGCTACTTGCCGTCCGGGCAGGCCGTTGCCAATGTGAGCATCGCCACCACCAGCCGTCGCAAAGACAGGACCAGCGGCGAGTTCGTTGAAGAAACCCAGTGGCACCGCGTCACCTTCTTTGAGCGTCTGGCCGAGATCGTGGGCGAATACGTGAAGAAGGGCACCCCCATCTATGTGGAGGGCCGTCTGAGCTATCGCAAATACACCGACAAGGACGGCATCGAAAAGAACGCCACCGACATCGTGGCCTCCGAAATGCAGCTGCTCGGCGCTCGCCAAGGCATGGGTGGCCCTGGTGCGGGTGACGGTTATGGTGATGAAGGCGGTGCCCCTGCCGCCCCCGCCCGCCGCCCGGCACCCGCCGCTGCCCGTCCAGCCGCGCCTGCGGCACGCCAGGCCCCGGCTCCACGCCCGGCCAGCGGTTTTGACGACATGGATGACGATATACCGTTCTGA
- a CDS encoding FAD/NAD(P)-binding oxidoreductase, protein MTTQDTPTQQRCDVLIVGAGPAGLSAAKAAASNGARVLVLDDNPAPGGQIWRGGPHADLPAVATALQHAVRASANVQVLNSAKVVGILDANTLLVETNQGALHVQWNKLILCTGARERLLPFPGWTLPGVTGAGGLQALIKGGLPVQGQRVVIAGSGPLLFAVASTVRKAGAKVLMVAENAPLSRMTTFARKLPLWPSKLVQAVQLRDASYRTSSTVLSVQGQGKVQHVTIRQGNRTLTLDCDRVAVGYGLVPNTGLAQALGCKLHTADGVQAITVDTWQATNVSGVYAAGECTGTGGCERAMAQGSIAGYAAIGETAKAHAFEKDRKYWSAFAAHAHACFALDDRLKQLPQPDTLVCRCEDVSHQALQPHANWTEAKIHTRCGMGACQGKVCGTAAQFLYGWDTPQARMPFTPARIGTLASAADGSGKAA, encoded by the coding sequence ATGACAACGCAAGACACGCCCACGCAACAACGCTGTGACGTCCTCATCGTGGGCGCCGGGCCTGCCGGACTGTCCGCCGCCAAGGCTGCGGCCAGCAACGGCGCCCGCGTGCTGGTGCTGGATGACAACCCGGCGCCCGGAGGCCAGATCTGGCGCGGCGGCCCCCATGCGGATCTTCCCGCCGTAGCCACAGCCTTGCAGCACGCTGTGCGCGCCAGTGCCAATGTGCAGGTCCTCAACAGCGCCAAGGTCGTCGGCATTCTGGATGCCAATACCTTGCTGGTGGAAACCAACCAGGGCGCCTTGCATGTGCAATGGAACAAGCTCATTTTGTGCACCGGCGCGCGCGAACGCCTGCTGCCTTTTCCGGGCTGGACCTTGCCCGGCGTGACCGGCGCGGGCGGTTTGCAGGCGCTGATCAAGGGCGGCCTGCCGGTGCAAGGCCAGCGTGTGGTCATTGCCGGTAGCGGCCCCCTGCTGTTTGCCGTGGCGTCCACCGTGCGCAAGGCCGGCGCCAAAGTGCTGATGGTTGCCGAAAACGCACCGCTGTCGCGCATGACCACCTTTGCCCGCAAGCTGCCGCTATGGCCTTCCAAGCTGGTGCAGGCGGTGCAACTGCGCGATGCGAGCTACCGCACCTCGTCCACCGTGCTGTCCGTCCAAGGGCAGGGCAAGGTGCAGCATGTCACCATCCGCCAGGGCAACCGCACACTGACGCTGGACTGCGATCGCGTGGCCGTGGGTTATGGCCTGGTGCCCAACACCGGACTGGCCCAGGCACTGGGTTGCAAGCTGCACACGGCCGATGGCGTGCAGGCAATCACCGTGGACACATGGCAAGCCACCAACGTGTCAGGTGTCTACGCTGCCGGTGAGTGCACCGGTACGGGCGGCTGTGAACGCGCCATGGCGCAAGGCAGCATCGCGGGATATGCCGCCATTGGAGAGACCGCCAAGGCCCATGCGTTCGAGAAAGACCGCAAATACTGGAGCGCCTTTGCCGCGCATGCCCACGCCTGCTTTGCGCTGGACGACCGCCTGAAGCAACTGCCGCAGCCCGACACCCTGGTATGCCGCTGCGAAGATGTCAGCCATCAGGCGCTGCAGCCGCACGCCAACTGGACCGAAGCCAAAATCCACACCCGTTGCGGCATGGGCGCGTGCCAGGGCAAGGTGTGCGGCACTGCGGCGCAGTTTCTGTACGGATGGGATACGCCACAGGCACGCATGCCGTTTACTCCGGCGCGGATTGGAACGTTGGCCAGTGCGGCTGACGGGAGTGGCAAGGCGGCTTAA
- a CDS encoding Re/Si-specific NAD(P)(+) transhydrogenase subunit alpha, producing MQIGIPAETLAGESRVAVTPETVKKLKAQGHSLWVQSGAGVAASVTDEAYVAAGAEITDAAGAFGCDLVLKVRSPQVSELPLLRAGTTLVGMLNPFDASGLQQLATAGLTSFALEAAPRTTRAQSMDVLSSQANIAGYKAVIIAADKYQRFFPMLMTAAGTVKAARVVILGVGVAGLQAIATAKRLGAVIEASDVRPSVKEQVESLGGKFIDVSYDTDEEKEAAVGVGGYAKPMPQSWLDRQKVEVAKRVALADVVISTALIPGRAAPTLITEDMVKSMKPGSVIVDIAAGKGPGGVGGNCPLSEADKTVVKHGVTIVGETNLPALVAADASSLYARNVLDFLKLIVNKEGALHVDLEDDIVAACLMTQGFEVKRK from the coding sequence ATGCAGATAGGCATACCTGCCGAGACGCTGGCAGGCGAGAGCCGGGTGGCTGTCACGCCCGAGACGGTGAAGAAACTCAAAGCCCAGGGCCATAGCCTGTGGGTACAAAGCGGAGCCGGTGTCGCTGCCAGCGTGACCGACGAGGCCTATGTGGCAGCCGGTGCCGAAATCACCGATGCAGCGGGCGCCTTTGGTTGCGATCTGGTGCTCAAGGTGCGCAGCCCACAAGTGTCGGAGCTGCCCCTGCTGCGCGCGGGCACCACGCTGGTGGGCATGCTCAACCCCTTTGATGCTTCCGGTCTGCAGCAGCTGGCCACAGCCGGCCTGACCTCCTTTGCGCTGGAAGCCGCACCGCGCACCACCCGCGCGCAAAGCATGGACGTGCTCTCCAGCCAGGCCAATATCGCCGGCTACAAGGCGGTGATCATTGCGGCGGACAAGTACCAGCGCTTCTTCCCCATGCTCATGACTGCGGCCGGTACCGTCAAGGCAGCCCGTGTGGTGATCCTGGGTGTGGGCGTGGCCGGTCTGCAGGCCATCGCCACGGCCAAGCGCCTGGGTGCGGTGATCGAAGCCTCGGACGTGCGCCCCAGCGTGAAGGAGCAGGTGGAATCCTTGGGCGGCAAGTTCATCGACGTGTCGTATGACACCGACGAAGAGAAGGAAGCCGCGGTTGGTGTGGGGGGGTATGCCAAGCCCATGCCGCAGAGCTGGCTGGACCGCCAGAAGGTCGAGGTGGCCAAGCGCGTGGCGCTGGCCGATGTGGTGATCTCCACCGCCCTGATCCCCGGACGCGCAGCCCCCACGCTGATTACGGAAGACATGGTCAAGTCCATGAAGCCAGGCTCCGTGATCGTGGATATCGCAGCGGGCAAAGGCCCGGGTGGCGTGGGCGGCAACTGCCCGCTGTCTGAAGCCGACAAGACGGTGGTCAAGCACGGCGTGACCATTGTGGGCGAGACCAACCTGCCCGCGTTGGTGGCAGCCGATGCTTCCTCCTTGTATGCCCGCAACGTGCTGGACTTCCTCAAGCTGATCGTCAACAAGGAAGGCGCCTTGCACGTGGACCTGGAAGACGACATCGTGGCAGCCTGCCTGATGACCCAGGGCTTTGAGGTCAAGCGCAAATAA